A section of the Malus sylvestris chromosome 17, drMalSylv7.2, whole genome shotgun sequence genome encodes:
- the LOC126611361 gene encoding mitochondrial-processing peptidase subunit alpha-like, translating into MYKAASRLRSLKGRGTLGATRFATSAAVSKPSSGGLFSWLTGESSSALPPLETQLPGVNLPPPVPDYVEPSKTQITTLSNGVKIASETSTSPAASIGIYVDSGSIYETPVSSGASHLLERLAFKSTTNRSHLRIVREVEAIGGHIGASASREQMGYTFDAIKTYVPQMVELLVDSLRNPAFLEWEVNEELNKVQAEIGELSKNPQGLLLEAIHSAGYSGALANPLLASESSLNRLNGSILEQFIAENYTAPRIVLAASGVDHQEIVSIAEPLLSDLPSVPRFEEPLSKYVGGEFRCQADTPETHVALAFEVPGGWRQEKQAVLLTVLQLLMGGGGSFSAGGPGKGMHSRLYLRVLNQYPQIQSFSAFNSIFNDSGLFGICASTGSEFASKAVDIAAQELLTIATPGQVTDVQLKRAKESTKAAVLMNLESRMIASEDIGRQVLTYGERKPVEHFLKTVEGVTLKDITTIAQKIISSPLTLATYGNVVHVPGYDSISSRFHAK; encoded by the exons ATGTACAAAGCAGCCTCCCGACTCAGGTCCCTCAAG GGCCGTGGAACTTTGGGGGCCACCCGGTTTGCAACAAGTGCAGCTGTATCGAAGCCTTCATCTGGGGGTCTCTTTAGCTGGCTGACGGGGGAGAGCTCAAGTGCCCTTCCTCCTTTGGAAACCCAACTCCCAGGTGTTAACCTTCCTCCTCCAGTACCTGATTATGTTGAACCAAGCAAGACCCAGATTACAACTCTTTCTAATGGTGTCAAAATAGCTTCAGAAACTTCAACG AGTCCTGCAGCGTCCATTGGAATATATGTGGATTCTGGTTCCATATATGAGACACCAGTATCCAGTGGTGCCTCACACTTGCTAGAACGATTGGCTTTTAAGAGTACAACCAACCGGAGCCACTTACGCATTGTGAGAGAAGTGGAAGCAATCGGTGGTCACATAGGAGCCAGTGCCTCTAGGGAGCAAATGGGATATACTTTTGATGCTATCAAGACCTATGTTCCCCAGATGGTGGAACTACTTGTTGACTCTTTGAGGAACCCTGCCTTCTTGGAATGGGAAGTCAATGAAGAG CTCAATAAGGTTCAGGCAGAGATTGGAGAACTTTCTAAGAATCCGCAGGGCCTACTCTTGGAGGCGATTCATTCTGCTGGTTATTCTGGTGCATTGGCTAATCCTCTATTGGCTTCTGAATCATCACTAAACAGATTGAATGGCAGCATCTTGGAGCAGTTCATTGCT GAAAATTATACTGCTCCTCGTATAGTTCTTGCAGCATCTGGGGTTGATCATCAGGAGATTGTATCCATTGCAGAACCACTTCTCTCTGACCTACCAAGTGTGCCTCGCTTCGAGGAGCCACTATCCAAATATGTTGGAGGAGAGTTCCGTTGTCAAGCTGATACACCG GAAACACACGTAGCTCTTGCATTTGAGGTTCCCGGTGGCTGGCGGCAAGAGAAGCAAGCCGTCCTTTTGACAGTTCTCCAG TTGTTGATGGGAGGTGGTGGCTCTTTCTCTGCTGGGGGCCCTGGAAAGGGGATGCACTCAAGGCTAT ATCTCCGCGTCTTGAATCAGTATCCACAGATCCAATCCTTTTCTGCATTCAACAGCATATTCAATGATTCTGGGTTGTTTGGTATTTGTGCTAGCACT GGCTCTGAATTTGCATCGAAAGCAGTTGATATAGCAGCACAGGAATTACTTACAATTGCAACACCTGGACAAG TTACGGATGTACAGCTCAAACGTGCCAAGGAGTCGACAAAGGCTGCAGTTTTAATGAATCTAGAATCTAGA ATGATTGCATCTGAGGATATAGGAAGGCAGGTTTTGACATACGGAGAGAG GAAACCTGTGGAGCACTTCTTGAAGACAGTGGAAGGAGTGACGTTGAAAGACATTACTACAATCGCGCAGAAGATTATCTCTTCACCTCTAACACTGGCAAcatatggcaatg TTGTACATGTACCGGGTTACGACTCAATTAGCAGCAGGTTCCATGCAAAATGA
- the LOC126612172 gene encoding uncharacterized protein LOC126612172, whose amino-acid sequence MLRRRLPSLLSTTIFTSSIRTKPPFTLPTPSPIPSQSLHFLPCLNPNPSFSNGKGFGLQGVRAYSLLSLNDLRGKVPRKQKTRKGRGIGSGKGKTAGRGHKGQKARGSGKLGFEGGQTPLRRRLPKRGFNNPFSLTFQPVGLGKIATLINAGKIDSSELITMKTLKDTGAIGKQIKDGVRLMGRGAEQIQWPIHLEVSRVTVRAKEAVEAAGGSVRRVYYNKLGFRALLKPEWFEKKGRLLPKAARPPPKQKDKVDSIGRLPAPTKPIPFSTEDKEVAST is encoded by the exons ATGCTGAGAAGACGACTCCCATCCCTTCTCTCCACCACCATTTTCACCTCCTCAATTCGCACCAAGCCCCCTTTCACCCTCCCCACACCCTCACCCATCCCATCTCAATCCCTACATTTCCTCCCAtgcctaaaccctaaccctagcttTAGCAATGGCAAAGGGTTTGGATTGCAGGGAGTGAGAGCCTACAGTCTGCTGAGCTTGAACGATCTGAGAGGCAAGGTGCCCAGGAAGCAGAAGACGAGGAAAGGCCGTGGGATTGGCTCTGGTAAAGGCAAGACTGCCGGTCGAGGCCACAAGGGTCAGAAGGCTCGAGGCTCTGGGAAGCTGGGCTTCGAAGGTGGTCAGACTCCGCTGCGTCGTCGTTTGCCCAAGCGTGGCTTTAACAACCCATTTAGTCTCACTTTTCAG CCTGTAGGATTAGGAAAAATTGCTACACTTATAAACGCAGGAAAGATTGATTCGTCTGAGTTGATTACAATGAAAACGCTCAAG GATACAGGGGCAATAGGGAAGCAGATTAAAGATGGAGTGCGATTGATGGGACGTGGTGCTGAACAGATCCAATGGCCAATTCATCTAGAG GTATCACGTGTCACCGTAAGGGCAAAGGAAGCTGTTGAAGCTGCAGGTGGGTCTGTTAGAAGAGTGTATTACAACAAGTTGGGCTTTCGAGCATTGCTTAAACCTGAGTGGTTTGAAAAGAAAGGCAGGTTATTGCCGAAAGCAGCTAGACCTCCCCCAAAACAGAAGGATAAAGTTGATAGCATTGGCCGCTTGCCAGCCCCAACGAAACCAATTCCTTTTTCAACTGAAGACAAAGAAGTGGCCTCTACTTGA